A genomic segment from Variovorax paradoxus B4 encodes:
- a CDS encoding ABC transporter permease, whose amino-acid sequence MNGNDRGRVGIFMNRLGSLAVLCALIALWWMASNAGWVSRVFLPTPQATFASLLEGLNLSGGSGNGELLAFTQATVGRMVQGWLLASLFGVLLGAAIGVSPAVRAWVQPTLEFIRPLPASALLPLAISIFGLNPGMVLFVVAFGAMWPVLLATVHGFAAVEPRLSEVARCLQMSRAAFVWKMGLPNAMPDILAGMRLALTIALIVAVVGEMIASQSGLGQAILLAARAFRASDLFAGIVLLGLIGFASNALLAFAEKRLLRWQQP is encoded by the coding sequence ATGAACGGCAATGACCGCGGCCGGGTTGGCATCTTCATGAACCGGCTCGGCTCGCTCGCCGTGCTCTGCGCATTGATTGCGCTGTGGTGGATGGCGAGCAACGCGGGCTGGGTGAGCCGCGTGTTCCTGCCGACACCGCAGGCCACCTTCGCAAGCCTGCTCGAAGGCCTCAACCTCTCGGGCGGCTCGGGCAACGGCGAGCTGCTCGCCTTCACGCAGGCCACGGTCGGCCGCATGGTGCAGGGCTGGCTGCTGGCCTCGCTCTTCGGCGTGCTGCTGGGCGCGGCCATCGGCGTGTCGCCCGCGGTGCGCGCGTGGGTGCAGCCGACGCTCGAATTCATTCGCCCCCTGCCCGCCTCCGCGCTGCTGCCGCTTGCGATTTCGATCTTCGGTCTGAACCCCGGCATGGTGCTGTTCGTGGTGGCCTTCGGCGCGATGTGGCCGGTGCTGCTGGCCACGGTGCACGGCTTCGCGGCCGTGGAGCCGCGGCTTTCGGAAGTGGCGCGCTGCCTGCAGATGTCGCGCGCGGCTTTCGTCTGGAAGATGGGCCTGCCCAACGCCATGCCCGACATCCTGGCCGGCATGCGGCTTGCGCTGACCATCGCTCTGATCGTCGCGGTGGTGGGCGAAATGATCGCCTCGCAAAGCGGCCTGGGCCAGGCCATTCTTCTGGCCGCGCGCGCATTTCGCGCCAGCGATCTTTTCGCCGGCATCGTGCTGCTCGGGCTGATCGGCTTCGCGAGCAACGCGCTGCTGGCCTTTGCAGAGAAGCGGCTGCTGCGCTGGCAGCAGCCCTGA
- a CDS encoding ABC transporter permease produces the protein MTERRLLRWLRPWVFPALLVGAFEWYARRAAALGSDALAPPSAAAKAFVGAALDGSLWQATGFTLGTAALGLLLGAVLGIALGLVLGLSRRAAQLGSLSIEVLRPVPSVALIPLAMLTFGFGVRMELAIVAFATFWPLLVLVQSAVQQIEPRLLEVSRVLGLSSRERAFKIVLPAIAPRLFVALRLGVAVALVVAVTVEIAANPNGMGYAMMIAQQSFDPALMLAWLGWIGVVGFAVNAGMVLLQRVVARRMGVLP, from the coding sequence ATGACTGAACGCCGCCTCCTGCGCTGGCTGCGGCCGTGGGTCTTTCCGGCCCTGCTGGTTGGCGCCTTCGAGTGGTATGCGCGGCGCGCGGCCGCCTTGGGCAGCGATGCGCTTGCCCCGCCGAGCGCGGCCGCCAAGGCCTTCGTCGGTGCGGCGCTCGACGGCTCGCTGTGGCAGGCCACGGGCTTCACGCTGGGCACGGCCGCGCTCGGCCTGCTGCTGGGGGCGGTGCTCGGCATTGCGCTGGGCCTGGTGCTCGGGCTCTCGCGCCGCGCGGCGCAGCTCGGCTCGCTCTCGATCGAGGTGCTGCGGCCCGTGCCCTCGGTGGCGCTGATTCCGCTCGCGATGCTGACCTTCGGATTCGGCGTGCGCATGGAGCTGGCCATCGTCGCCTTTGCCACCTTCTGGCCGCTGCTGGTGCTGGTGCAGTCGGCGGTGCAGCAGATCGAGCCGCGGCTGCTCGAGGTGAGCCGCGTGCTGGGTCTCTCGTCGCGCGAGCGCGCCTTCAAGATCGTGCTGCCGGCCATCGCGCCGCGCCTGTTCGTGGCGCTGCGGCTGGGCGTGGCGGTGGCGCTGGTGGTGGCCGTCACGGTGGAGATTGCGGCCAATCCCAACGGCATGGGCTACGCAATGATGATCGCGCAGCAGAGCTTCGATCCCGCGCTGATGCTTGCGTGGCTGGGCTGGATCGGCGTGGTGGGCTTTGCGGTCAATGCGGGCATGGTGCTGCTGCAGCGCGTGGTGGCCCGACGCATGGGGGTGCTGCCATGA
- a CDS encoding ABC transporter ATP-binding protein, translating into MSTAADFLRFDGVAIRLGGRDILSPTSFDVARGEFVCIVGPSGCGKTTLLRAASGLVAASAGEVRRNGVKMSEPSREVAFVFQDYGRALLPWRTVEGNVSLALEAAGVPAAGRAPRIAEVLGKVGLAKHAQKFPVQLSGGMQQRAQIARCLAQKPELMMMDEPFGALDALTRQSLQDELARLVRDDGLTVLFVTHDLEEAIYLGDRVIALQANPGPGRPSLARMIDVKIPRPRDQLTTKEHPEYLQLRRELFAFIEQGHD; encoded by the coding sequence GTGAGCACGGCCGCCGACTTCCTTCGCTTCGACGGCGTCGCGATCCGGCTCGGCGGGCGCGATATCCTGTCGCCCACCTCGTTCGACGTGGCGCGCGGCGAGTTCGTCTGCATCGTGGGCCCGAGCGGCTGCGGCAAGACCACGCTGCTGCGCGCGGCCAGCGGGCTGGTGGCGGCAAGCGCCGGCGAGGTGCGGCGCAACGGCGTGAAGATGAGCGAGCCGTCGCGCGAAGTGGCCTTCGTGTTCCAGGACTACGGCCGCGCGCTGCTGCCCTGGCGCACCGTGGAAGGCAACGTGAGCCTCGCGCTCGAGGCGGCCGGCGTGCCCGCGGCCGGGCGGGCTCCGCGCATTGCCGAGGTGCTGGGCAAGGTGGGGCTTGCGAAGCATGCGCAGAAGTTTCCGGTGCAGCTTTCGGGCGGCATGCAGCAGCGCGCGCAGATTGCCCGCTGCCTGGCGCAGAAGCCCGAACTCATGATGATGGACGAGCCCTTCGGCGCGCTCGATGCGCTCACGCGCCAGAGCCTGCAGGACGAGCTCGCGCGGCTGGTGCGCGACGACGGGCTCACGGTGCTGTTCGTCACGCACGATCTCGAAGAGGCCATCTACCTCGGCGACCGCGTGATCGCGCTGCAGGCCAACCCCGGGCCTGGGCGGCCCAGCCTGGCGCGGATGATCGACGTGAAGATTCCGCGCCCGCGCGACCAGCTCACGACGAAGGAGCATCCGGAGTATTTGCAGCTACGCCGTGAGCTCTTCGCCTTCATCGAGCAGGGCCATGACTGA
- a CDS encoding ABC transporter substrate-binding protein, whose protein sequence is MMKRRTLLSALAAASAATALPSRAQSNPKIVFGYTAVSDFASVFVAAEEGYFKKRNLDVELKFIPLNSTIPAALQSDSLQIGGPTPSVFLQAVDGGLDLVLVAGGGLTSKTITGFGLVARAGSGIKNPQDCVGKKIGVPGLGAFLHVTFRAWLKESGVDYRKVNFVEASFPQHADLLRGGSVDAVVSADPFMSRITESGAGYVASYYSTFLPENNQTIVHAAKREWVAKNPATARAFRESLVEAAGFMQQPKNDARVRAAIGKYIKLPPEVLAKIQISPPGATVNEKQLGYWVGLMKDQDMLKTSIDVAKLIAK, encoded by the coding sequence ATGATGAAACGACGCACCCTGCTGTCGGCGCTGGCCGCTGCCTCGGCCGCCACGGCGCTGCCCTCGCGCGCGCAATCGAACCCGAAGATCGTGTTCGGCTACACGGCCGTGTCCGACTTCGCCTCGGTCTTCGTGGCGGCCGAAGAGGGCTACTTCAAGAAGCGCAACCTCGACGTGGAGCTCAAGTTCATTCCGCTCAACTCCACCATTCCCGCGGCGCTGCAGTCCGACTCGCTGCAGATCGGCGGGCCCACGCCCTCGGTGTTCCTGCAGGCAGTGGACGGCGGGCTCGACCTGGTGCTGGTGGCCGGCGGCGGCCTCACGTCGAAGACGATCACTGGCTTCGGCCTGGTGGCGCGCGCCGGCTCGGGCATCAAGAACCCGCAGGACTGCGTGGGCAAGAAGATCGGCGTGCCCGGGCTCGGCGCGTTCCTGCACGTGACCTTCCGCGCCTGGCTCAAGGAGAGCGGCGTGGACTACCGCAAGGTCAATTTCGTCGAGGCCTCGTTCCCACAGCATGCCGACCTGCTGCGCGGCGGCTCGGTCGACGCGGTGGTGTCGGCCGATCCGTTCATGAGCCGCATCACCGAGAGCGGCGCGGGCTACGTGGCCTCGTACTACTCCACGTTCCTGCCGGAGAACAACCAGACCATCGTGCATGCGGCCAAGCGCGAATGGGTGGCGAAGAACCCGGCCACCGCGCGCGCGTTCCGCGAGTCGCTGGTCGAGGCCGCCGGCTTCATGCAGCAGCCGAAGAACGACGCCCGGGTGCGCGCGGCCATCGGCAAGTACATCAAGCTGCCGCCCGAGGTGCTCGCGAAGATCCAGATCTCGCCGCCCGGTGCCACGGTGAACGAGAAGCAGCTGGGCTACTGGGTCGGGCTGATGAAGGACCAGGACATGCTCAAGACCTCCATCGACGTTGCGAAGCTGATCGCCAAGTGA
- a CDS encoding 2OG-Fe(II) oxygenase, whose amino-acid sequence MPTSPATISPANIARALDWPCIETELATRGCATTGVLFSPKECAALATLYDEPGRFRSRVVMQRHGFGQGEYQYFANPLPTSIAAWRSALYERLAPLANAWAAAMGQPADYPADHASYLARCHAAGQLRPTPLLLRYGEGDYNCLHQDLYGDLQFPMQLTVLLSRPGEDFTGGEFVLTEQRPRMQSRAEVVSLAQGEAVIFAVNQRPVAGTRGSYRVTMRHGVSRLRSGRRHTLGIIFHDAR is encoded by the coding sequence ATGCCGACTTCTCCCGCCACGATCTCTCCCGCAAACATCGCCCGCGCCCTCGACTGGCCCTGCATCGAAACCGAGCTTGCCACGCGCGGCTGCGCGACCACGGGCGTGCTCTTCAGCCCGAAGGAATGCGCCGCGCTGGCCACGCTCTATGACGAGCCCGGCCGTTTCCGCAGCCGCGTGGTGATGCAGCGCCACGGCTTCGGCCAGGGCGAGTACCAGTACTTCGCCAACCCGCTTCCCACCTCGATCGCGGCCTGGCGCAGCGCGCTGTACGAGCGCCTGGCGCCACTCGCGAACGCATGGGCCGCCGCCATGGGCCAGCCGGCCGACTACCCGGCGGACCACGCGTCATACCTCGCACGCTGCCATGCGGCGGGCCAGCTGCGCCCCACGCCGCTGCTGCTGCGCTATGGCGAAGGCGACTACAACTGCCTGCACCAGGACCTGTACGGCGACCTGCAGTTTCCGATGCAGCTCACGGTGCTGCTGAGCCGGCCGGGCGAAGACTTCACGGGCGGCGAATTCGTGCTCACCGAGCAGCGCCCGCGGATGCAGTCGCGCGCCGAGGTGGTGTCGCTCGCGCAGGGCGAGGCGGTGATCTTCGCGGTCAACCAGCGGCCGGTGGCGGGCACGCGCGGCAGCTATCGCGTCACGATGCGCCACGGCGTGAGCCGCCTGCGCTCGGGGCGGCGGCACACGCTGGGAATCATCTTCCACGACGCGCGCTAG
- a CDS encoding amidase: MKALWQLTAAQLADGFRAGAFTPEQALAACLARTAEVNPRLNALVVLDAEGAAKAAAQSTARWRSGRAIGALDGVPATIKDNLQVRGLPTHWGSRALAGFVAERDELPVARLREAGAVIFGKTNVPEFTMQGYTGNPVFGPTGNPWNPALTPGGSSGGAVALVAAGGCPIALGTDGGGSIRRPASHTNLVGLKPSRGRVRRGDGLPPIFLDFEVVGPMARCVDDVAAVMRAIAPRAAADAPHEAATPRPARILYLPRFADHPVDPRIARLVDAAADNLAALGHQVTTLPRFELAEAVNQRWPLLAQVGLAWLVDHPQELSPRPFDPALFGPAMQANTGTGRAASARELFELLFEAERLRGELAGLFEQHDFLLTPATAALPWPAADTHPPRIDGREVGPRGHAVFAGFVNAVGLPAIALPCGFAEGLPVGLQLVAREGGDDALLALAREFERAHPWQRFPTL, encoded by the coding sequence ATGAAAGCACTCTGGCAACTCACGGCGGCCCAGCTCGCCGATGGTTTTCGCGCCGGCGCCTTCACGCCGGAACAGGCGCTCGCGGCCTGCCTGGCGCGCACGGCCGAAGTGAACCCGCGGCTCAATGCGCTGGTCGTGCTCGATGCCGAAGGCGCGGCCAAGGCCGCCGCGCAAAGCACCGCGCGCTGGCGTTCAGGCCGTGCGATCGGCGCGCTCGATGGCGTGCCGGCCACCATCAAGGACAACCTGCAGGTACGCGGCCTGCCCACGCACTGGGGCAGCCGCGCGCTGGCCGGCTTCGTCGCCGAACGCGACGAGCTGCCGGTGGCGCGGCTGCGCGAAGCCGGCGCGGTGATCTTCGGCAAGACCAACGTGCCCGAGTTCACGATGCAGGGCTACACCGGCAACCCGGTCTTCGGTCCCACCGGCAATCCGTGGAACCCGGCGCTCACGCCCGGCGGCTCCTCGGGCGGCGCGGTGGCGCTGGTGGCCGCGGGCGGCTGCCCGATCGCGCTGGGCACCGATGGCGGCGGCTCCATCCGCCGGCCCGCATCGCACACCAACCTCGTCGGGCTCAAGCCCTCGCGCGGCCGCGTGCGGCGCGGCGACGGGCTGCCGCCGATCTTTCTCGACTTCGAGGTGGTGGGGCCGATGGCGCGCTGCGTGGACGACGTGGCCGCGGTCATGCGGGCGATCGCGCCGCGCGCCGCAGCCGACGCACCGCATGAAGCGGCCACGCCGCGGCCCGCGCGCATCCTCTACCTGCCGCGCTTCGCGGACCACCCGGTGGACCCGCGCATCGCGCGGCTGGTGGATGCCGCGGCCGACAACCTGGCCGCGCTCGGGCACCAGGTCACGACGCTGCCGCGCTTCGAGCTGGCCGAGGCAGTCAACCAGCGCTGGCCGCTGCTCGCGCAGGTGGGCCTGGCCTGGCTGGTGGACCATCCGCAAGAGCTCTCGCCCCGCCCCTTCGACCCCGCGCTGTTCGGCCCCGCGATGCAGGCCAACACCGGGACCGGCCGCGCCGCCTCGGCGCGCGAGTTGTTCGAGCTGCTGTTCGAGGCCGAACGCCTGCGGGGTGAACTCGCGGGCCTGTTCGAGCAGCACGACTTCTTGCTGACCCCCGCGACCGCGGCGCTGCCCTGGCCCGCCGCCGACACGCATCCGCCGCGCATCGACGGCCGCGAGGTCGGCCCGCGCGGCCATGCGGTGTTCGCCGGCTTCGTCAATGCCGTGGGCCTGCCCGCGATCGCGCTGCCCTGCGGCTTTGCGGAGGGCCTGCCGGTGGGGCTGCAGCTGGTCGCGCGCGAAGGAGGCGACGACGCGCTGCTGGCGCTGGCCCGCGAATTCGAACGCGCCCATCCGTGGCAGCGCTTTCCCACCCTGTGA
- a CDS encoding adenylate/guanylate cyclase domain-containing protein: MARLSRRFRVDVSTIVSAVALTQSLLLATLGYWGSQRLVAEIGTSAHAANHHRTEDNMLAVLAKTESTVGALAAAPSRGPAGEHAQRTAELLWTLLQQSPELDSLYVADDTGQMLMALRHPVPAIRRIARGAGAGELAIETWQYKLPPAPEVDAQQRFATQRIESFRTSFDPRLQRWYQQARQMQRPVWTAPYTFAATQELGVTYALTSKRRAAEGGSRLLVVGGDVSLGRLSRFVRLFASDGRGDSAVLGADFQVLARSDQPGVLGALHDQMLSDGTAGSAGGAAFAFDHDGRPHLAQASPIPSTGWQLVSWVPEDFVLGELRRAVLWWLLLGLALLAAVLFVSLQLSRLVTSPVEKLSQIARRIGLLELDNLPREPSRVLEIQHLDQSLDESARSLRAFSKFVPVDVISQLVAEGRALAPSGSPRRMTVMFTDIEGFTRISESMEANVLVRMLTEYFNLATRVLARYGGVIDKFMGDGIMVLWGAPADLKDAEYRACLAALQLHIEMGALNRKWHADGLPEFRTRIGIHTGVAIAGVLGSNDRLSYTSLGDVVNVASRIEGINKQLGTHTLVSEVTFAGLKGRLQTRRIDERVALRGRRTRMVLYELLMP, from the coding sequence GTGGCGCGGCTCTCGCGCCGCTTCAGGGTCGACGTGAGCACCATCGTGAGTGCCGTCGCGCTGACGCAGTCGCTGCTGCTGGCCACGCTCGGCTACTGGGGCTCGCAGCGGCTGGTGGCGGAGATCGGCACCTCCGCGCACGCGGCCAACCACCACCGCACCGAGGACAACATGCTCGCCGTACTCGCCAAGACCGAGTCGACGGTCGGTGCGCTGGCCGCTGCGCCCAGCCGCGGTCCCGCAGGCGAACATGCGCAGCGCACCGCGGAACTTCTCTGGACCCTGCTGCAACAGTCGCCCGAACTCGACAGCCTCTACGTGGCCGACGACACGGGCCAGATGCTGATGGCGCTGCGCCACCCGGTGCCGGCCATCCGGCGCATCGCGCGCGGCGCGGGCGCCGGCGAACTCGCCATCGAAACATGGCAGTACAAGCTGCCGCCCGCGCCCGAGGTGGACGCGCAGCAGCGCTTCGCCACGCAGCGCATCGAGTCCTTCCGCACCAGCTTCGACCCACGGCTGCAGCGCTGGTACCAGCAGGCCCGCCAGATGCAAAGGCCCGTATGGACCGCGCCCTACACCTTCGCCGCGACGCAGGAGCTGGGCGTGACCTACGCCCTGACCAGCAAGCGCCGCGCGGCCGAAGGCGGCTCCCGGCTGCTGGTGGTGGGCGGCGACGTCTCGCTGGGCCGGCTCTCGCGGTTCGTGCGGCTGTTCGCGAGCGACGGCCGCGGCGACAGCGCCGTGCTGGGCGCCGACTTCCAGGTCCTGGCGCGCAGCGACCAGCCCGGCGTGCTGGGCGCGCTGCACGACCAGATGCTGAGCGACGGCACGGCTGGCAGCGCCGGCGGCGCGGCCTTCGCGTTCGACCACGACGGACGGCCTCACCTCGCGCAGGCCTCGCCGATCCCCTCCACCGGCTGGCAGCTGGTGAGCTGGGTGCCCGAGGACTTCGTGCTGGGCGAGCTGCGGCGCGCCGTGCTGTGGTGGCTGCTGCTGGGCCTGGCCTTGCTCGCGGCGGTGCTGTTCGTGTCGCTGCAGCTGTCGAGGCTGGTCACGTCGCCGGTCGAGAAGCTCTCGCAGATCGCGCGCCGCATCGGCCTGCTGGAGCTCGACAACCTGCCGCGCGAGCCGAGCCGCGTGCTGGAGATCCAGCACCTCGACCAGTCGCTGGACGAGTCGGCGCGCAGCCTGCGGGCGTTCAGCAAGTTCGTGCCGGTGGACGTCATCAGCCAGCTCGTGGCCGAAGGCCGGGCGCTGGCGCCCAGCGGCTCGCCGCGGCGCATGACCGTGATGTTCACCGACATCGAGGGCTTCACCCGAATCTCGGAGTCGATGGAAGCCAATGTGCTGGTGCGCATGCTGACCGAATACTTCAACCTTGCGACCCGCGTGCTGGCGCGCTACGGCGGCGTGATCGACAAGTTCATGGGCGACGGCATCATGGTGCTGTGGGGCGCGCCCGCGGACCTGAAGGACGCGGAGTACCGCGCCTGCCTGGCCGCGCTGCAGCTGCACATCGAGATGGGCGCGCTCAACCGCAAATGGCACGCCGACGGGCTGCCCGAATTCCGCACCCGCATCGGCATCCACACCGGCGTGGCGATCGCGGGGGTGCTGGGCTCGAACGACCGGCTGTCCTACACGTCCCTGGGCGACGTGGTCAACGTGGCGAGCCGCATCGAGGGCATCAACAAGCAGCTGGGCACGCACACGCTGGTCTCGGAGGTCACCTTCGCGGGCCTGAAGGGCCGGCTGCAGACGCGCCGCATCGACGAGCGGGTGGCGCTGCGCGGCCGCCGGACGCGCATGGTGCTCTACGAACTGCTGATGCCCTGA
- a CDS encoding 2-keto-4-pentenoate hydratase, translating to MTPASAAHALYLARRDGRRVPSALLQPASRGEAYAIQDATLAAIGPVGGWKVGARASGLEPTCAPLPAAGLLPDGARLQGPAWRLRGIEAEIGFQLGTDLPPRAAPYTLADLARAVESVLPVIEIVETRLADWFGADANAQLADLLSHGALVLGQRQPFAPAWFDLTRAKAALHFDGQTVAHTVGEHPSPDAGALLVWLANHCAARGTGLKAGQIVTSGSCTGMLFASAGTAVRVEIGELAPVAVSF from the coding sequence TTGACCCCGGCCAGCGCGGCGCATGCCCTGTACCTCGCGCGGCGCGACGGCCGGCGCGTGCCCTCCGCGCTGCTGCAGCCGGCGAGCCGCGGCGAGGCCTATGCCATCCAGGACGCCACCCTGGCGGCGATCGGCCCGGTCGGCGGCTGGAAGGTCGGCGCGCGCGCGTCCGGCCTGGAGCCCACCTGCGCGCCCCTGCCGGCCGCGGGGCTGCTGCCCGACGGCGCACGCCTGCAAGGCCCGGCATGGCGGCTGCGCGGCATCGAGGCCGAGATCGGCTTCCAGCTTGGCACCGACCTGCCGCCGCGTGCCGCGCCCTACACGCTGGCCGACCTGGCACGCGCCGTCGAATCGGTGCTCCCGGTGATCGAGATCGTCGAGACCCGCCTGGCCGACTGGTTCGGCGCCGATGCCAACGCCCAGCTGGCCGACCTGCTGAGCCACGGCGCGCTGGTGCTGGGACAGCGCCAGCCCTTCGCGCCGGCCTGGTTCGACCTGACGCGCGCCAAGGCCGCGCTGCATTTCGACGGGCAGACCGTCGCGCACACCGTGGGCGAACATCCCAGCCCCGATGCGGGCGCGCTGCTGGTGTGGCTTGCCAACCATTGCGCCGCGCGCGGCACCGGCCTCAAGGCGGGCCAGATCGTCACGAGCGGTTCGTGCACCGGCATGCTGTTCGCGTCAGCGGGCACGGCCGTGCGCGTGGAGATCGGCGAGCTTGCGCCCGTGGCCGTCTCGTTCTGA
- a CDS encoding TetR/AcrR family transcriptional regulator has translation MNTRTQPAKRSAHRAAATAAEAARPDRRHAILLAAEKLFAQHGYHAVTIRQIAEEAGVPLALVGYYFGPKHELFHAIFEHWSHSIEERLAGLRAVNNDPDDARTLPRIIEAFTGPVLALRASAEGEYYALLVARELYHATEEADRVLRGYFDPLAEAYIDALHVALPHATRGQAAWGYQFSLGALLHHLNDSRIERLSRGENRRSDPAAAPMLVNFIVGGLRAALPRPKAPQKKTTPRRQKT, from the coding sequence ATGAACACCCGCACCCAGCCTGCCAAGCGAAGCGCCCACCGGGCCGCGGCCACCGCCGCCGAAGCGGCCCGGCCCGATCGGCGCCACGCCATCCTGCTGGCGGCGGAAAAGCTCTTTGCGCAGCACGGCTACCACGCGGTCACCATCCGCCAGATCGCCGAGGAAGCGGGCGTGCCGCTGGCGCTGGTGGGCTATTACTTCGGGCCGAAGCACGAGCTCTTCCACGCGATCTTCGAGCACTGGAGCCACAGCATCGAGGAGCGGCTTGCGGGCCTCAGGGCCGTGAACAACGACCCCGACGACGCGCGCACGCTGCCGCGCATCATCGAGGCCTTCACCGGGCCGGTGCTGGCGCTGCGCGCGAGTGCCGAGGGCGAGTACTACGCGCTCCTGGTGGCGCGCGAGCTCTATCACGCCACCGAGGAAGCCGACCGCGTGCTGCGCGGCTACTTCGATCCGCTGGCCGAGGCCTACATCGACGCGCTGCACGTCGCGCTGCCGCATGCCACGCGCGGGCAGGCCGCCTGGGGCTACCAGTTCTCGCTCGGGGCGCTGCTGCACCACCTGAACGACAGCCGCATCGAACGGCTCTCGCGCGGCGAGAACCGGCGCAGCGACCCGGCCGCGGCGCCGATGCTCGTGAACTTCATCGTCGGCGGGCTGCGCGCCGCGCTGCCGCGACCCAAGGCCCCGCAGAAGAAAACCACCCCCAGGAGACAGAAGACATGA
- a CDS encoding acetoacetate--CoA ligase: protein MPAPNIPQIRLYQDWLRDQRGLSFDTYDALWRWSVTDLDAFWQSIWDYIGIASPTPHTAVLADDRMPGARWFPGAQVNYAREVLRHADAAHAAGMAAIVSDNELGEVREMPWPELRRQVASVALTLKSLGVQRGDRVAAYLPNVPETMVAFLACSSIGAVWSVCAPDMGTAAVVDRFRQIEPKLLIAADGVHYGAKPIDRSAVVQELRDALPSVQKLLLLRTPHAAQQLVADADWQGAIARSDAEVAAFEPEWLPFDHPIWIVYSSGTTGLPKPIVHGQGGIIMTMYACGLHNDIGASYGANNFDERFHWYSSTGWVMWNCQLAGLAFGATIVIYDGHPAGSKEKPDWAVLWRFAAKHRISFFGAGAAYFTNCMKAGVVAAECGDLSRVRALGSTGSPLSEEVQRWGTAQLLAAGADSVWWCNISGGTDFCGAFVGGNRELPEVPGQMQCRQIGHAVEAWNEDGKPVIGEVGELVCTRPIPSMPLYFWGDEGNARYLSSYFDTYPGVWRHGDWIRIGEDGGCIIYGRSDATINRQGLRMGTSEIYSAVEALPEVLDSMVVDLEYLGRESYMPLFVVLRPGVALDDAMRAKINNAIKTSLSPRFAPNDIFQVAEIPRTLSGKKQELPIKKLLLGQPLEKVVNREAMANPGSLGWYVEFAARRAGAPQGISSS, encoded by the coding sequence ATGCCCGCCCCCAACATTCCCCAGATCCGCCTCTACCAGGACTGGCTGCGCGACCAGCGCGGCCTGTCGTTCGATACCTACGACGCGCTGTGGCGCTGGTCCGTGACCGACCTCGACGCTTTCTGGCAGAGCATCTGGGACTACATCGGCATCGCGTCGCCCACGCCGCACACGGCGGTACTGGCCGACGACCGCATGCCCGGCGCCAGGTGGTTTCCGGGCGCGCAGGTCAACTATGCGCGCGAGGTGCTGCGCCATGCCGACGCGGCCCATGCGGCCGGCATGGCCGCCATCGTGAGCGACAACGAACTGGGCGAAGTGCGCGAGATGCCGTGGCCCGAGCTGCGTCGCCAGGTGGCCTCGGTCGCGCTCACGCTCAAGTCATTGGGTGTGCAGCGCGGCGACCGCGTGGCCGCCTACTTGCCCAACGTGCCGGAGACCATGGTGGCGTTTCTCGCGTGTTCGAGCATCGGCGCGGTGTGGAGCGTGTGCGCGCCCGACATGGGCACGGCCGCCGTGGTCGACCGCTTCCGCCAGATCGAGCCCAAGCTGCTGATCGCCGCCGACGGCGTGCACTACGGCGCCAAGCCCATCGACCGCAGCGCGGTCGTGCAGGAGCTGCGCGATGCGCTGCCCAGCGTGCAGAAGCTGCTGTTGCTCAGAACGCCGCATGCCGCGCAACAGCTCGTCGCCGATGCCGACTGGCAAGGCGCCATCGCGCGCAGCGATGCCGAGGTGGCGGCCTTCGAGCCCGAGTGGCTGCCCTTCGACCATCCGATCTGGATCGTCTATTCGAGCGGCACCACCGGCCTGCCCAAGCCCATCGTGCACGGGCAGGGCGGCATCATCATGACGATGTATGCCTGCGGCCTGCACAACGACATCGGCGCGAGCTACGGCGCCAACAACTTCGACGAGCGTTTTCACTGGTACAGCTCGACCGGCTGGGTGATGTGGAACTGCCAGCTCGCGGGCCTGGCCTTCGGCGCGACCATCGTCATCTACGACGGCCACCCGGCCGGCAGCAAGGAGAAGCCCGACTGGGCCGTGCTGTGGCGCTTTGCCGCGAAGCACCGCATCAGCTTCTTCGGTGCCGGCGCGGCCTACTTCACCAACTGCATGAAGGCCGGCGTGGTCGCGGCCGAGTGCGGCGACCTGTCGCGCGTGCGCGCGCTCGGCAGCACCGGCTCGCCGCTGTCGGAAGAGGTGCAGCGCTGGGGCACGGCGCAGCTGCTGGCCGCGGGCGCCGACAGCGTGTGGTGGTGCAACATCTCGGGCGGCACGGATTTCTGCGGCGCCTTCGTCGGCGGCAACCGCGAGCTGCCCGAAGTGCCCGGCCAGATGCAATGCCGCCAGATCGGCCATGCGGTGGAGGCCTGGAACGAGGACGGCAAGCCCGTCATCGGCGAAGTGGGCGAGCTGGTCTGCACGCGGCCCATTCCGTCGATGCCGCTGTACTTCTGGGGCGACGAAGGCAATGCGCGCTACCTGTCGAGCTATTTCGACACCTACCCGGGTGTCTGGCGCCACGGCGACTGGATCAGGATCGGCGAGGACGGCGGCTGCATCATCTACGGCCGCAGCGACGCCACCATCAACCGCCAGGGCCTGCGCATGGGCACCAGCGAGATCTACAGCGCCGTGGAGGCCCTGCCCGAAGTGCTCGACTCGATGGTGGTCGATCTCGAATACCTCGGCCGCGAAAGCTACATGCCCCTGTTCGTGGTGCTGCGCCCCGGCGTGGCGCTCGACGACGCGATGCGCGCGAAGATCAACAACGCCATCAAGACCTCGCTCTCGCCGCGCTTCGCGCCCAACGACATCTTCCAGGTGGCCGAGATCCCGCGCACCCTCTCGGGCAAGAAGCAGGAGCTGCCGATCAAGAAGCTGCTGCTGGGCCAGCCGCTCGAGAAAGTGGTCAACCGCGAGGCCATGGCCAACCCCGGCTCGCTCGGCTGGTACGTGGAGTTTGCCGCGCGGCGCGCCGGAGCCCCTCAGGGCATCAGCAGTTCGTAG